From Apilactobacillus bombintestini:
TATGACCAAGATCGTCGTGATTTAATTGTAAAAAGTGAAAGCTTAAAAGCTAAGAAAAATGATGTTTCAAAGAAAATTGCTGAAGCAAAGCGTAACAAAGAAGACGCTAGCGAAGCTATTGAAGAAATGAAACAAGTAGGTAAAGAAGTTAAAGACTTAGATGCTAAGTTAGAAGTAGTAGAAAACAAACAACATGACTTAGCTGCTCATTTACCAAATATTCCTGCTGATGGTGTTCCAGTTAGTTTAACTGAAGAAGGTGCCGTAGAACTAAGAAAAGTAGGTAAACCTCGTGAATTTAGTTTTGCACCAAAACATCACTGGGACTTAGGTGAAAACCTAGGTATTCTAGACTTTGAAGCTAGTGCTAAAGTTTCAGGTAGTCGTTTTGTATACTATTTAGGTGCTGGTGCACAACTAGAACGTGCCGTATACAACTTCTATCTAGATCAAAACACTAAAGCTGGATACAAAGAAGTATTACCTCCATACATGGTTAACGATGCTTCAATGTATGGAACTGGTCAATTCCCTAAGTTTAAGGAAAACAAAGCTGGTTTCGAAATTGCTGACAGTGATTTAACTATGATTCCAACTGCCGAAGTTCCATTGGTTAACTATTACCGTGATGAAGTTATGGATGCTGACAAGTTACCAGTTAAGTTTACTGCTTTAACTCCTGCATTCAGATCAGAAGCTGGTAGTGCCGGAAGAGATACTCGTGGTTTAATTCGTTTACACCAATTCAATAAGGTAGAAATGGTTCAATTTACTAAACCAGATGAATCATGGGATGCACTAGAAGAAATTACTAGCCATGCTGAAAAATTACTACAAATGCTAGAAATTCCTTACCACGTAATTACATTAACTACTAGTGACATGAGTTTCACTGCTGCAATGACTCATGACCTTGAAGTATGGATGCCAGCACAAGGTTGTTACCGTGAAATTTCAAGTTGCTCAAACACAACTGATTTCCAAGCAAGACGTGCACACATTCAATACCGTGACGAAAATGGTAAGTTGCAATACGTTCACACTCTAAACGGTTCAGGTTTAGCTGTAGGTAGAACAGTTGCTGCTATCTTAGAAAACTATCAAAACGAAGATGGATCAATTGATATTCCTAAGGTATTACAACCATACATGCATGGTATGACTAAGATTACTAAAGAATAATCAAGTTAATAATTAATAGAAGAAAAAGTGATGATTGAAAAAATCATCACTTTTTTTATTTTTTTTAAAAAGGGGGTAGACAATATATTATATTTTAGATATAATAATTTTTGTTGAGTTGGTTTACGGCTCATTTAAAAGAGTTAACAATTTAATTAATAAAATTTGTTGTTGACACATTGTTATTTAAATGATATTATTAAGAGGTTGTCTGTTAGAGAGATAACTTTGAAGACCTCATGGAGGATTAGCTCAGTTGGGAGAGCATCTGCCTTACAAGCAGGAGGTCACAGGTTCGAGCCCTGTATCCTCCATTGAGCCGTTAGCTCAGCCGGTAGAGCATCTGACTTTTAATCAGAGGGTCGGCAGTTCGAACCTGCCACGGCTCATTTACATTTTAATATTTTGCGGGCGTGGCGGAACTGGCAGACGCGCTAGATTTAGGTTCTAGTTTCCATTAGGAAGTGGGGGTTCGAATCCCTTCGCCCGCATTGCATTGCATTTAATGCTATGCCGACTTAGCTCAGTTGGCTAGAGCGCTTCACTAGTAATGAAGAGGTCGGGTGTTCGAATCATCTAGTCGGCATTATATGCGGAAGTAGTTCAGTGGTAGAACATCACCTTGCCATGGTGGGGGTCGCGGGTTCGAATCCCGTCTTCCGCTTTGTACAATTCCTGCCGGGGTGGCGGAATTGGCAGACGCACAGGACTTAAAATCCTGCGGTTAGTGATAACCGTACCGG
This genomic window contains:
- the serS gene encoding serine--tRNA ligase, which encodes MLDMKMIRQNPDWIKEKLATRNIKPETIDELIGYDQDRRDLIVKSESLKAKKNDVSKKIAEAKRNKEDASEAIEEMKQVGKEVKDLDAKLEVVENKQHDLAAHLPNIPADGVPVSLTEEGAVELRKVGKPREFSFAPKHHWDLGENLGILDFEASAKVSGSRFVYYLGAGAQLERAVYNFYLDQNTKAGYKEVLPPYMVNDASMYGTGQFPKFKENKAGFEIADSDLTMIPTAEVPLVNYYRDEVMDADKLPVKFTALTPAFRSEAGSAGRDTRGLIRLHQFNKVEMVQFTKPDESWDALEEITSHAEKLLQMLEIPYHVITLTTSDMSFTAAMTHDLEVWMPAQGCYREISSCSNTTDFQARRAHIQYRDENGKLQYVHTLNGSGLAVGRTVAAILENYQNEDGSIDIPKVLQPYMHGMTKITKE